The window AAAGGCGTCCCGCGTCTGCCGTTCCACCTGGCGCCGCGCAAGTATCAGGTTCTGCCTGGCGGCGTTGTAGCGGTACGCCGCTTCCTTGGACAGCTTGTGGGTCAGTCCGCCCTGAAAGATAGGCATGCTCAGTTGCAGGCCGACGGAGGTACCCCGGGTGTTGAAGGCCGTGCCGGTGAAGCCGGAATAGGAATCGGAGTAGTTGTAGCTGCCGACGATGTCCAGGCTCGGGTAGTAGCCGGCATGCTGCTTGCTGATTTCGCGCTTGGCGATGGTGTTGGCTTCGCGCGCGGCGATCACCTGGTAGTTCTGGTCCAGTGCGCGCGTCACCCATTCGCCGATCACCGGCGGGTCCGGCTGCGGCAGCGGCATGTCTTCCCTCAGGCTGAGGACTTCCTTGGGCACAGTGCCGGCGACCTCGCGCAGGGCCTGGCGTGCATCTTCCAGCCCGTTCTGCGCCTCCAGCACCTGGGCCGCGGCCAGCTGGTAGCGTGCCTCGGCGTCGTGCACCTCGGTAATGGTGCCAAGGCCGACCTTCAAACGCCCCTGGGCCACCTCGCGCTGCTGGGCGATGGCGGCCTGTTGGGATTTCGCCAGCCCCAGGTTGTCCTGCGCCAGCAGCAGGCCGAAGTAGGCCTCCGCCACCCGCCGCATCAGATCCTCGCGCGCGGCGTTGAAGTTGGCGGCGGCGGCACGCACGCTCGCATGGGCCTGGGCCAGGGCGGCGAAGGCGCCGAAGTTGAACACCGGCTGGGACAGGCTCACCGAGTAGCCGTTACTGTTGTAGGTCTTCTGCCCGGAAAGGTTGTTGGTGCTGTCGTTCCAGGTAGCGTTGGCGCTGGCGTTGATGTTGGGCAACAGTACCGCGCGCGCCTCTCCGGTCTTCTGCTGCTCGGCCATATAGTTCGCCCGGGCGGCGAGGAAGGTCGGGTCGTTCTTCAGCGCCTGCTGGTAGGTGTCCAGCAGGTTGGCGGCCAGCCCGGCACGGGGGATCAGGGCGAACGCAAGGCTCGCGAGAATGAATGTACTAGTATGTCGCCATTTGTTGGTCAATTTCTTTGGCCCAGGCATCGATCCCACCGCGCAAATTGTACACGTTCTCCAGCCCGGCATGCTGCAGAAAAAACGCCACCTGCTGGCTGCGGATACCATGATGACAGAAGACCACCACCTTTTGTTCCGTATCCACTTCAGCAATGCGGCTGGGGACCTGGCCCATGGGCACCAGCACGGCGTTGGGCAGGGTGCAGACCTCGGCCTCCCAGGGCTCGCGCACGTCCAGCAGGACGAAGTCCGTTCGATTTTCGTCAAGCCACTGCTTGAGTTCGCTGACGTT is drawn from Acidiferrobacteraceae bacterium and contains these coding sequences:
- a CDS encoding TolC family outer membrane protein, which translates into the protein MPGPKKLTNKWRHTSTFILASLAFALIPRAGLAANLLDTYQQALKNDPTFLAARANYMAEQQKTGEARAVLLPNINASANATWNDSTNNLSGQKTYNSNGYSVSLSQPVFNFGAFAALAQAHASVRAAAANFNAAREDLMRRVAEAYFGLLLAQDNLGLAKSQQAAIAQQREVAQGRLKVGLGTITEVHDAEARYQLAAAQVLEAQNGLEDARQALREVAGTVPKEVLSLREDMPLPQPDPPVIGEWVTRALDQNYQVIAAREANTIAKREISKQHAGYYPSLDIVGSYNYSDSYSGFTGTAFNTRGTSVGLQLSMPIFQGGLTHKLSKEAAYRYNAARQNLILARRQVERQTRDAFLGITSGASRVNALKQAVIASQSALEAKQTGFEAGINTNLEVLDAQRDLYQARRDYAQSRYNFVFSLLRLKQAAGTLAESDLKQINGWLQ
- a CDS encoding rhodanese-like domain-containing protein produces the protein MIPQLNVSELKQWLDENRTDFVLLDVREPWEAEVCTLPNAVLVPMGQVPSRIAEVDTEQKVVVFCHHGIRSQQVAFFLQHAGLENVYNLRGGIDAWAKEIDQQMATY